Proteins from one Desulfuromonas acetexigens genomic window:
- a CDS encoding acyl-CoA dehydratase activase: protein MTRISVGIDIGSTATKAILLAGGQICGQVVMATGWDSKSAGKHAFDTLLDDCGLCAEDVHSVVGTGYGRVSLPFANRRVTEVTCHARGAEHMVPGSRLVVDIGGQDSKVIALDGTGNVTDFIMNDKCAAGTGRFLQMLAGVLDISLDGLEELTQGSEPVVLSSMCTVFAESEIVGLLARGIDKGAIAAGVIDSISKRLTGLVGRMPRVAEITFTGGLANNPAVCRRIEQSLGLPLRIPIYPQMAGALGAALIGSEL, encoded by the coding sequence CAGCGACCAAGGCCATCCTTCTTGCTGGTGGCCAGATTTGCGGACAGGTGGTCATGGCGACCGGATGGGATTCTAAGTCTGCCGGGAAGCACGCCTTTGACACTTTGCTGGACGATTGCGGTCTTTGCGCCGAGGACGTTCATAGCGTGGTCGGGACAGGCTACGGCCGCGTCTCCCTTCCTTTCGCCAATCGCCGGGTCACCGAGGTGACCTGCCATGCGCGCGGCGCCGAGCATATGGTCCCGGGAAGCCGACTGGTGGTGGACATCGGCGGACAGGACAGCAAGGTCATCGCTCTGGATGGCACCGGCAATGTCACGGATTTTATCATGAACGACAAGTGTGCGGCCGGGACCGGACGCTTTCTCCAGATGCTGGCAGGTGTGCTCGATATATCCCTGGACGGGCTTGAGGAGTTGACCCAGGGGTCCGAGCCGGTCGTTCTGAGCAGCATGTGCACCGTCTTTGCCGAGTCGGAAATTGTCGGCTTGTTGGCCCGGGGCATCGACAAAGGAGCCATCGCCGCAGGAGTGATTGATTCGATTTCCAAACGCCTGACGGGCCTGGTCGGGCGCATGCCACGCGTTGCGGAAATCACGTTTACCGGAGGACTGGCCAACAATCCGGCCGTCTGCCGGCGCATCGAACAATCTCTTGGCTTGCCGCTGAGGATACCCATCTACCCCCAGATGGCCGGAGCGCTGGGGGCGGCCCTGATCGGCAGCGAACTTTGA